Proteins encoded within one genomic window of Brassica rapa cultivar Chiifu-401-42 chromosome A09, CAAS_Brap_v3.01, whole genome shotgun sequence:
- the LOC103839853 gene encoding probable tyrosine-protein phosphatase DSP4 → MTLESYNGDVQTVPQSENSPNDTEKERELFVPPLNFAMVDNGIFRSGFPEPVSFSFLQSLRLRSIIYLCPEPYPEVNVEFAKSNGIQVFQFGIERCKEPFVNIPDQVIREALQVLLDTENHPVLIHCKSGKHRTGCLVGCVRKIQRWCLSSIFDEYQRFAASKARISDQRFMELFDISNLRHSPLSFSCSNRC, encoded by the exons ATGACGTTGGAGAGTTACAACGGCGATGTTCAGACCGTACCCCAATCGGAGAACTCACCGAACGACACCGAGAAAGAGCGAGAGCTGTTCGTGCCGCCGCTCAACTTCGCAATGGTTGATAACGGAATATTCCGTTCCGGTTTCCCCGAACCGGTTAGTTTCAGCTTCCTCCAGTCTCTCCGACTCCGATCCATCAT ATACTTGTGCCCTGAGCCATATCCAGAGGTGAATGTAGAGTTTGCCAAATCGAATGGGATCCAAGTGTTTCAGTTTGGAATCGAGAGATGCAAG GAACCCTTTGTTAATATCCCGGACCAAGTTATCCGAGAAGCATTACAAGTACTCCTAG ATACAGAGAATCATCCTGTCTTAATTCATTGCAAAAGTGGCAAG CATCGGACTGGATGTCTCGTGGGGTGTGTGAGGAAGATACAGAGATGGTGTTTGTCTTCTATCTTCGACGAGTACCAGAGATTTGCAgcttccaaagctagaatctcAGACCAGAGATTCATGGAGCTCTTTGACATCTCCAATCTAAGACATTCACCACTCTCCTTCTCATGTTCCAATAGGTGCTGA